A segment of the Leptolyngbya sp. NIES-3755 genome:
TCTATGCAGAACGAAAGCCTTCCTAAGTTAAATTTTAGGGAGGCTTTTGTCTTATGAATTAATAATGTTGTCTGAACTGCCTTACTCGCATATCTATTGCATCTTTCAACCGGAATCTAGAGCAGCAATTCTTAGCTGGTTTGCGGATTATGATGTGGCGCGATCGCACAAAGAAGCCTTCATTAATGTTCTAATTAATTTCGACGATCGCTGTAATCACTTCTTCAGCCATCAAGCCTATTTCCTGGCAGCAGAGGCGATCGCATTTTTCCCAGATTGCTCACAAGCCGATGCGATCGTAGGTCAACTTCTCAAGTGGAGCTATTCCTTTTGCCGAACTTCAAAAAGCGATTGGAAGATTTATCCGAGAGCTTTGACAATCGCTGCACGAGAAGCATTAAAGAGAACTGATATTAAGCGAGTGGCAAATCGGTTAGCTGAAGTGATACATACAGCAGATAGTTTGGTTGTTCTTCGACGTGCTGCTGAGGAATTAGGAAGATTGAATCCGGGTGATGAGAGTGCGATCGCAGCCTTAGAACGGTTAATTCAGTACCCTCAACCTCTTCGGAACAGCATCGAAGCAATAACAAGTCTAATTGTTATTGATCCTCAGAACCCTCTCATTGTTTCTAGTCTGCTTGAGATTATTAATTCAGATGAGGCTGGATTTTATGTTCTTCGGGATGCTATGTGGGCGCTTAGGGAAGTTGCAGTTCGAGATGAAGCTGCGATTAAAACGACCTGTGAATTTATAGATCGAATGCAGCAACATATTGAATGTCAATCGGATAAGCAGCTATCTGAAGATCACCCTGATCTATTTCTCTGTAATCAAAGCGTGAAATTGCTTGGTGTAATTGGAGTTGGCAGTCAGCCTGCAATTTCGTCATTGTTGAGTTCACTTAGGCAAACAGGTTTTTATGCACATGAGTTTTACCCGTCAGAGCAATTTTTTGGGTGTGAAGCAGTAGATGCACTGGGTAGTGTTGCGATCGACAATTCAACCGCAATCGCTGAACTTACTCAGATGCTTTCCGATGCTCAAGAACCTTTATTATGCTGTCATGTTGCAGCAGCATTGTTGAGGATTGACAGGAATAATTCCAAAGCAATGACGGTTCTTACTGAGATTTTAGAAACTGCTCAGGTTGCTCAAACTGAAGTGAAGTTGCTAGAGCTTGAAACGTTCAGTCGATCTGAATTAAGAGAACTTCCAGAATATCTATTGTGGAGAGCCGCTGATAGTCTTGCACGGAATGATCCTAATTCTCAAAGTGCGATCGGTATCTTAATTCAACTGGTACAAACTTCGATTTCGGATACTCCTTGTCTTCCAATTCTCTATTCTTTGCTCGATATTGATAGTACTAAACAATTGGCAATTAACGCATTAATGCAGCTTCTAGAGACAAAGCCTGATGATTTTCTTTGCGAAGCCTTACCAATTTTTCGTGGTGTTGAAGTTGGAAACGAACTGGTTATAGATGCACTAACCCGACTGATTCAACGATCGCAAAGTCAAAGCAACCGATATGCTGCGGCTGGAGCTTTAGGAACTGTTGATCCAGGTAATTCGTTCGCGATCGCAACATTGATTGAATTGCTGGAATCGGATGATCGGTTTCTTTGGAGCATTGCTCAAGAACTTGGAAACATTGGTATTGATGATGAACAAGCGATCTCAGCTTTGCTCAAATTTGTTCAGACCTTTCAGAGAACAAGCGATCGACGCGATCGCCAAAGACTAACGGATTGCTTTAAGCATCTGAAATCGAAAGAACTTTTATCGTGTGTAGTTCAAGAACTCAAAGACTATCTCGACCCTAAACAGACTGATTTAGATGATGACCAGTTTGAAGGTGGCGCATATTTTGAGTGGGAAGATGTCGAGGGAGTCCGTTCTGAGGTTGCTTATCAAATCATTTGGAATTGTGCCCAGAATATGAGCTATCCCGATTTCTATCAGGCTTGGACAGGTGAGGGGCTTTAGATTCGACGCATAACTTGAGGAGCGGCGATCGCATAATTCCCCTCTTCAACTAAATACATTCCTGACCAACTCGCTAACAATTGCTTAGACAACTGCTGAATTTCTGCCTGTTGTGTCACTCCCATTCGCCACTCTGCGGGAAGTTCGATCGTGCTGTTATATGCCCCAGAAAGTGCCCCAGTTAGCGCCGCAACGCCTGGAACCTGATAGCGGGTTTGAATGGCTCTTTGAATCGATAAACGGAAGTCTCCAGGGGTGCTGAGAAAACAGTAGAGAGCAAGCGCGATCGCAGCATCTCCAGTGGTTGCATCACTTAAGGTCAGAATTAACTGTGTGGCATCTTCTAGCCCGATTCCTTGCTGTACCATTGTTTCGACTTGTTGGAGACGTTGAAGCTTGGGAATGCCTTCGGGTGGGGCGAGTAATGCCTCGAACATTGAAGAGACGAATCGACGGGGCGTGAGCGATTCGAGTAGGGCTTGGGAAAGGGTGTAACCGATCGCTAATAAATCGAGTTCGGATACTGCCGGATTTTGCCAGAGTTTGAGAACGGCTTCGATGTTTTGGCGGAGTTTCGGAAAATCTTCGTGGAAGAACAGGAAGACCGGGAGAAGCGCGATCGCAGATTCAGCAGTTGTGAGCGGTTCTCGGAAGATCGGATCGCTAGGATTCTCAGCACGATTAGGATTAATCAACGATTCAGCGTAGAAGTGCATGAAATCAAAGGAATCGCGGTGGGCAGGAACGCGACCGGAGGTTTGAATTCCGATCGTTTCACCGACGATCGCGCCTATCATTGCGGCTTGAAATCGATAGAGAAGTGCAGACTGCATGATTATTTCTCGAAACCTAGTGTAAAATTTTCGCTGATCTGACTCGCTTTTGGCTGATTTAATGTGAAGGCAACCTTACCCCAAAAATCCCGTCTCATGATTCGTCTTCAATCTCGTTTGTTTATGCAGAGTTTACGATCGATTGTTCTTTCAGTCGTGCTCATGATGGTTACGATCATTCCTGGACTGGCGCAAGCTCCAACTCGATCAATTCTTAGAGTAGGCAGTCAAGGCACAGATGTCACTGAGTTACAAAGCACCTTGAAGCTTCTAGGGTACTACGCGGGCGCGGTCAATGGTGTGTTTGAAGAAAGTACCGCTCAAGCCGTAACCCGCTTTCAGTCGTCTGCTGGGATCACAGCAGATGGCATTGTTGGCTCTGAGACTTGGAATCGCTTGTTTCCGACTTCTGAGCCTGTTGCTGTGAATCCACCGCAGAGACCGCAAACTCCAGTTGAATCACGTCGTCCTGAGCCTGCACCAAGTGGAGAATTTCCAATTTTGCGGCGGGGGGCGAGAGGGGAAGCAGTCCGAGGATTGCAGAATCGATTGAGCGCGATCGGTGTTTATCAGGGTGAAGTTGATGGAATCTTTGGACCGGGAACGGAAGAAGCGGTGAAAGCGGCTCAGAGTAAGTTTGGATTGGAAGCGGATGGAGTTGTTGGAGGGGCGACTTGGGCGGCGATTTTGCGGTAGATTAGCGCGATCATTGCAGTCGGTGAAGGGCTGTAAACATTGGTGAATTGAATGTGCTGCGCTAGGGCAGGAATGCTACTTTAGATTCAAGACACAAAAGAAGTTGAAACCCTTCTTCCAAGCAAGATTAAAGCCTGTGTCTCCTGCTTTAGTCGCCTCGCAAAAGTCTAGGAAACATCACTAACGATCGCACTTCAATTTGATTGAGATTTGTCTCGTTCACTTCAGATTATTGGTTCGTTGAGGCAAACAAAGGTCAGATGAAAACTACAGCCTGATTTGGCTGGATGCGTAGTGGTTGTTGATGAGAAAGTTTGCGATTTCTGTCCACCTTACTTGTTACTTCTTGTTCAAGCTACACATACAACTAAGTGACTACAGCTTTCGGGGTTTGGCGATTTGCCAGACCCTTTGATGTTTTTATCGAAATTGCTCTTGCCAATTTCCTGAGATTTGGATTAGAAATAACTAGAGGTTGCTTTCTAGATTCGACGAAAGCTTGATTCCTCTCACCACGATTTTAACTGCGGCTGCTGAACCCTAGTCACCCTTCTCTTCAATCTTTTTGAGCCATTGGTTGGCTCTGACTTGTTTATGCAGCCTAAAAATCTTTCTCGGCTTCTGAGAGCTTTTGTTGTTCGGCATCACATGGAGTGGGAAGACTGCGATCGCGCTTTGATCTGACTCGTGCGGGTGCAAACGAAACGGAGGCATCGTTGGGATTAACTGGAGTGGGTTGTATTACATTACGGGAGGAACGTCGGATCGAAGAAGCACCTGCGGCTTATAAGCCCATTACGCCTGTGATTGATGCTCAGGTTCAAGCAGGATTGGTCGAGGTGGTGGCTCGATTGCATCCAATTCTGACATTCAAAGCTTAATACGATCCTTCAATACTGGAAGTTGCAGAGTTATTCAACAACTTCCAGCATTCGGACTACGATTCTTTCAATAGATCCACTGTTTCTTTCACCTTCAGATTCAATGGCACTTTTAACGCGACTCGCTGCTGCAAACTGGTTTGATAGCGCCCCAATGCTGTGAGCGAAAAATGTTGCTGATAGAGATGGTATTTCAGATAGAAATGTCCTGGGAATCCTGTGCCAGTAAAGAAATCTTCGTTCCAAGCACCGTCTTTCTGGGTTTGAATAAGATACGCGATCGCTTTGTCGATCGCATCCCATTCATAGCTTCCAGTTCCATCTCCCGCTGCTAACAATCCAATGATCGCCCAAGCGGTTTGAGAGGCAGTACTTTCACCTTTACCTTTGAGCGTCGGATCTTTGTAGCTTTCGCAGGTTTCGCCCCAACCGCCATCGGGGTTTTGCACTTGAGCTAACCAGTTCGCACCTCGTTCAATGCTGCGTCGATGTGTGTTGGGAGCGACCTTCGATAATGCTGCTAAAACGCCGCTTGTTCCATAGATGTAATTTACGCCCCAACGCCCGAACCATGAACCATCTGACTCCTGTTCACGAACAAGGTAGGACAAAGCTCGATCGAGTCTTTCCGGTGTTAAAGCTGCATAGTGTTTTGGATCTCCCGATTGAAGTTGCCCTAACATTTCCAAAACTCGCGCCGTTACATCAGCAGTATTCGGATCAATCATCGCTTTAAGATCACCGTAAGGCATCGCGTTCAGCCAATCTTGATCGTTATCAAGATCAAACGCTGCCCAGCCTCCGGGCTTACATTGCATCGTGCTAATCCAGTTCACACAACGAACGATCGCTTGTTGTTTCTCGCCTTCATTCGGCATCTTCAACAAATCAAGCGCCATCACCACGACCGCAGAATCATCGACATCTGGATAAAAGCGATTCTCGAATTCAAATGCCCACGCGCCGGGTTTTCCTTCAGTATTCTTGACTGCCCAATCTCCGTAGCTAAGAATCTGTTTTTCGAGTAGCCATTTGCCTGCTTTTACCAATGTTGGATCAGAGGGAGATACACCGGATTCGATCAGCGATCGTATCACCAGTCCCGTATCCCAAACCGGAGAGATACAAGGCTGGATTCGATAGCTGTTGTCTTCTTCAATGGCAAAATTGTCGATCGCTCTTAGTCCCCGTGCCACATACGGATCATTCGCGTCGTATCCCAGACAGCGTAATGCAATCAATGAATTGATCATGGCTGGAATAATGCCGCCCCAATCTCCGGTTGCTTCCTGGCGTTCGAGAATCCATTTCTCAGCGGCTTTGATGCCTTCTTCACGGAAGGGCATTAGGTTCAAATCTTCGGCGAATTTGAACGCTCGATCGAGGTCTAAAAACAAATCCGTCCAATCCGATTTTCGCGGCAGTTCGTACACAGCATTGTGAATGCCCTCGACATAGAGTTCATCGAGCGTAATAGCAGAATCGGTGATGAAAACGGGTTTACGATCGAATGCAATCAACAATGGAACGGTACTCCCTCGCGCCCAACTCGACATTTCGTAAATGCTGAAGGTATGACCCGAAAACAATGGCTCCGAGCTAAATGGATTGGGAATCTCAACTTTGAGCGAGGGCAGAAACATGATCCACGGGGGAAGCGAAGGAATGCCACGCCAATCGAAACAGCCAATCAGAGCTAGATGGAACTTAGTAAAGATGCGAGTTTTAGTAATTCCGCCTCGTGCCAGGATAAATTCTTTCGCTCGAACTAGGGCAGGATCAGCCGACGAAACACCGAGCAATCTGAGTGCCATGTAAGCTTCGACTGTTGTACTCAGATCGCCGCCATCGTTGTAGTACAATTCCCAACCGCCGTGATCCCGCTGCTCTGCGCGTAAATAGTTTTCAGCTTTGTGCAAGGGGCGTTCCCGATCGGTTCCCCAAATTTTATGAAGCAAAATCGTTTCAGCCGTAATCGTCACATTCGATTCGAGTTCCGCCCACCAGTAACCCTCTGGCTTTTGTAGTGATAATAGATACTGCTGGCTTGCTGAGATTGCGTTTTCTAATGATTGTTTCTGCATTCTAAGACTCCTCACACCAAATCCTGACCAACAAGTGCTGTTCTCCTCAGCGCTAATCTACTTGACTTTTACGATCGACCGAGTATTGATTGTAATGTTTTCATCAATGCGACTGAACACGCTAATGGTGATTTTGACATGAGTGAGATGATTCTTGGGTTCTCGATCGTAAGTTTATTGATTTGGATCTATCTGTTGTTGTTCCGGGGACAGTTTTGGCAAATGGATCAACGGCTGCCAGAGGGAAATCAGCAAACGGCTTCGGTGTGTGTGGTGATTCCAGCGCGAAATGAGGCAGATTTGTTGCCGATCACTTTACGATCGCTGTTGACTCAATCGTATTCGGGTTCGCTCAAGGTCATTCTGGTCGATGATCACAGCACTGATGGAACCGCAGAAGTGGCACGAGAAACAGCGGCAAGTTTGGGAAAATCTGAGCAGTTACAAATTCTTTCGGCTCAACCGTTACCCGCAGGTTGGACAGGGAAACTTTGGGCATTAGAACAAGGCATCCAGAAAGGAATGGAGTTAGAGCCAGATTATTTTCTGTTGACGGATGCCGATATTGAACATGATTCGGATAACGTGCAGAATTTGGTCAGTCATGCGATCGAGGACGATCGAGAATTAGTCTCGCTCATGGTCAGACTCCGCTGCGTTAGCTTTTGGGAGAAGTTACTCATTCCTGCATTTGTATTCTTTTTTGCAAAGCTCTATCCGTTTCGGTGGGCAAATGATCCGAATAGATCGTTAGCGGCAGCCGCAGGAGGATGTAGTTTAATCCGCAGAGAAGCCTTAACTCGAATCGGAGGAGTCGCAGCAATTCGACAGGCGTTAATCGATGATTGTGCGTTAGCAGATGCGATTAAATCAACTGGATCACATCGGATTTGGTTGGGATTGACTCAGACAACGATCAGCTTACGTCCTTATGATTCACTTGATACGATCTGGACTATGGTTTCTCGTACTGCTTATACTCAGCTAGATTATTCTCCTTTGCTGTTGATCGGAGCAGTACTTGGAATGTTTATGATTTATCTGTTTCCTGTACTTGGAATCTTAACTGGAAGCTTAATTAGTGTATTAACTTATTTATTGATGTCTCTGTCGTACTTTCCGATCGTACAATTTTATCGATGTTCGTTTTGGTATACGTTTTGTTTACCCGCGATCGCATTTCTCTATTTGTTAATGACGATCGATTCTGCAATCAAACATTGGCGCGGTCAGGGTGGCGCATGGAAAGGACGAACCTACTAATTTCTGCATCTACTATGAGAACTCTCAAATTCTTCTTTGTGCTGGCGTTCACTTTTGCGATCGTATTTCTGTTGTCTCGTCCGGTTCAAGCACAACTGAATCCGACCGTGTTCGTAGATATTCGATCGATTAATCCTCGAATTGCGCTCGACATTCGTTACGCAACCCGAAACAACTTTGTCAAAGAAACGCTTTATCCACAAGCTCGATGTATTCTTCGGGCTGCAACAGCACAACAACTCTCACAAGTGCAAACCGATTTAGAAAGACGTGGACTTGGACTGAAAGTATTCGATTGTTATCGCCCGTTATCGGTTCAGAAACGATTGTGGCAAATCAAGCCTGATTCGCGATTTGTCGCAGATCCAGCGATCGGGTCACGACACAATCGGGGAGCGGCGGTTGATTTAACAGTGGTCGATCGAACTGGGAAAGAATTACCCATGCCAACCGGATTCGATGATTTCTCAGAACGAGCCAGTCTGAGCTACAACAATTTACCTGCTGAAGTTCTGCGAAATCGTCAATTGCTCCAAGATGCAATGGTGAGAGCAGGATTTACCCCACTCTCAACCGAATGGTGGCACTTTGATGGGCGAGGCTGGCAAAACTTCTCAGTTCGAGATGTTGCCTTTGGTGCAATTCCATCACCCTCGCTCAATAATTCCGCCACCCAGTAGCACTTCACCGTCATACCAAACCGCTGCTTGTCCCGGTGTGATACTAAACTGGGGTTCATCGAACACGATTCGCACTCGATTGTCTTCCAGTGGAATCACCGTTGCGGGTGTAGCAGTCGATCGATAACGAATTTGCACATCCGCTTTAATCGGGGCAGACGGAGGCGCGATCGAGACCCAATTAATCCGCGCTACCGTACACTCAAGGTTCTGCGCTTCCGATCGTTCTCCCACGATCACTCGATTTCGAGCGGCATCCAACCCAATGACGTAAAGCGGCTCAGTGTGAGCGATTCCCAATCCTTTGCGCTGTCCAATCGTGTAATGATGTACGCCCTCATGCTGACCGAGCACTTTCCCAGAGCGATCGACAATTTCACCTTGATGCGGTGCAATGTACTTATCCAAAAACGCCTGCATCGAACCGTTCGCTTCTACTAAGCAGAGATCCTGACTTTCGGGCTTGTCTGCGGTGTGAAGTCCAAACGATGCTGCAATTTGACGGGTTTCGGTTTTGTGCTTCTCACCGAGCGGGAAGACGACTTGCGAAAGCACTGCTTGATCAAGATCGTAGAGAAAATAAGACTGATCTTTTGATCGATCAACGGCTCTCAACAATTGGTAGCGTCCATTCTCAAACCGAATTCGCGCATAGTGACCCGTAGCGATCTTGTCGATCCCCAACGTTTCCTGTGCATACTTCAGCATCGGTGTAAATTTCACCGCTTTGTTACATTGCGAACAGGGCAATGGCGTAATCCCATCACCATACCCAGTCACCAAGTAATCGATAATATTTTCCTGAAACACATCGCGGCTATCAACAATGTGATGCGGAATGCCTAACTCCTCACAAAGTTTTGCCGCATCGACCATGCCTTCAGAGCAGCATTGACCCTTCCCTTTCATCAACCAAAGGGTCAAGCCAACCACTTCATAGCCTTGATCGTGCAACGTAGCAGCCGCAACTGAGCTATCGACTCCTCCAGAGAGTCCGACCACAACTTTGTTCATCGGAGTTTCGCAATCTATATCTCTTCTAAGCTAACATTTCGCCACGAAATTGGCTTAATCCTGCAATCTCTCCAGACAAAGTTGCCGGAAATGATCCCCCCGCTGCTCGAAGTTCTGATACTGGTCAAAACTGGCACAAGCAGGAGATAAAAGCACGACTTGAGCAGAATGTTGCTTGGCGAGAGTGGTCGATCGCTCAACTGCCCGTTCCATTGTGCCAACATCCTCATAGTTTGAGTAACCCACATCCTCAAGCCGTTTCCCAAACGTTGGTGCAGCTTCTCCAATTAGCAACACAAAAGCAGCTTTCTTTTGAATCACATTGAGCCATGCTTGATCTTCCCCAATTTTTGGTTCTCCCCCTGCAATCAAAATCACTGGAGATTTCACCGCAGCTAATCCAACCTCTGCTGCATCATAGTTCGTCGCTTTACTATCATTGATGAAGTCAACTCCTTGCCAGGTGCAGATATGTTCTAACCGATGAGGAACACCCGGAAATTCTGAAACTGCTTGTGCGATCGCATCTTTTTCAATTCCGGCTAACCGCGCCGCAGCAACCGACATCAATAGATTCTGCAAATTATGTGCCCCAGGCATTTTAAGAGCATCGGCTTGAACGATCTTTTCACCTTGTACGATCGCCCAACCCTCCTCAATATAAGCTCCAAATTCTGGCTTGCCAATTAGCTCAGATTTACCTTTCACACTTGTCCAGCAAGCATTCTCTTGAATCGGATAGCTTTGCTGCAATCCAATGTTTCGCAGATACAGATCATCCCCATTAAAAATCTGTTGCTTAGATTGATTCAGCAAACTCGCTTTAATGTTGAAATAGTTCTCTAAGGTTTTGTGGCGACTGAGATGATCCGGGGTAAACGTTGTCCAGATGGCGATTTCAGGCTGAATTGATGAAGAAGATTCGATCTGATAGCTACTAATTTCTGCGATCGCCCAATCAATCTTTTGATCTAACAATGCAACCTCACAAGCTGCATATCCAATGTTGCCAAATGCAGGTGCATGAAATCCTGCTTTCTCAAAGATTGCAGCAGTTAAAGCAGTCGTTGTTGTTTTACCATTCGTTCCCGTGATTGCTACCCAAGGCACATCACTCAAAGCTCTCCAAGCGAGTTCCATTTCACCGATCGTATCAATGTTCATCGATCGAGCAGTGACCAAGCTTGGAACATCCCACGGCACACCCGGACTCACCACAATCAAATCTGGCTGCACTGATTCGGAATCAAATTGATCGCCTAATCGAACATTGATATCTTCTGATAAAAGCTCTTGCTGTTGGGTTTCGAGAGCGGGAGAAGAACCGCGATCGCTAATCGTTACTTGCCATCCTTGGCGTTTGAGCAGTCGGGCGGCAGCGTTGCCAGATTTCCCCAACCCAATCACAGAAGCATTCGGCATAGTCACGATCGCAGTTACTCTTTTTGCATTTCTAATCCTACTCCGTAATGTTTCAGAATATATGACATGATGATTTCTGCCATCAAGTAATTTCGCTAGAATGAGTTCACCGATTTATCCAACTCCAGCACAAGAAGCAAGATGCGTCTTACTTTGCATGAATTTAACAAGAATGTATGTTCCAATTTATCTTGTGCGACTTGATGAGCGAAATAGAAACATCATTTTGCTAGCTGGCGAAGAGATTGAGATTTGTATTTCTGAAGACGGAGAATGGGGGTACATAGAGTCAACTACCTCACCCACAAGGGGATGAGGCTTGCACTTCCACATCCAACTAGCCGTCTAGAAGTCGGAGCGCAATAGGCGGATTGACTGCCGCCCGAAGTATTCAATTCTTTTGCAAGGAGCCGCTAAAATGCTCGTCCCTCTCTTCCAAAAAGCCGAAGCTTCTGAAACGGTTTCTCCTGTAGTGCGTAGCCTTGCAGCGAGTGCCTTGATTAAGGAAGTGGGCTTGTCGTACAAGCAACTATATCAAGGTTCTTCGTTCATTGCAAAGAAAATTGCCAGTCTGCGGGGCATTGAACCCCTTGACTGGCGCTCCTATCTCTCCCAACCCACAAGGGGATTGGGTTTCTCGGAGGTTTTATGAAACCTGATTATTTAGCGATGACTAGGGCGGAGTTGAGAGCTTATGTATTGTCTCACCATGAAGATACAGAAGCTTTCCATGTGCTTGCCGATCGAATTTTGGCAGATCCGAATCTGAAGGTCTATTCCCCTGAAGATGTCGATCGCTTTCCTGAAATTTACGAGGAACATCGCAAGCGTAAAGAAGCCGAAAAGAATTCGGGTGAATCTGAGCAAAATTAATTCAGGTTGAAAAGGGGAATGAAATCGAGTTCCCCTTTTGTTTTTTATGCGCCAACCGCTTCTTTTGCAGCGTAGAGCACTTCAGCCGTGATTTGAGTGATATTGCGATCGCGGGCAAATTTCTCAGTATTCCGCTTCACTTTACCCCGCACAAATCCCGGAATCCGATTCAGTTCCGCCAATCCATCCTTGCTCCAACCCAGATCCGACTCTGCCGAAACCGATTTGGTAATGACTTCTTTCGTATCGTGACCGCCAAAGATTTCGAGCAAGTGATCTTCCATTCCGAGTGTGAACGAGTTGTAGATCAAATCGACAATCTGATTACTGCCTTCATAGCCTACGAATGGTTTATATCCGACTGGGAAGTTCTGAATGTGAATCGGAGCCGCGATCACACCGCAGGGAATATCCAATCGTTTTCCGACGTGGCGTTCCATCTGAGTGCCAAAAATTGCAGCAGGTTCAAGACGGGCGATCGCATCTGCAATTTGTCCATGATCTTCACTGATCAAAACATCATCACAGTACTCGCTCACTTGATTTCTAAACCATTCTGCATCGTACTTACAATAGGTTCCTGCCAGCAACACATGAATCCCCATTTCACGCGAGAGAATCTTGGTAATAGCTGCCGCGTGAGTGCTATCTCCGAAGACGACTGCTTTTTTGCCGGTCAGGTTTTGGCAATCAATCGATCGAGAAAACCAAGCTGCCTGCGACACATATCGCGTTTGCTGATCAATCAATGATTCATAGTTCACATCCGCACCTTGAGCATTGATCACTTGCTGAATTTTGCGAATACAACGTGCTGTTTCAACAATGCCCATTGGCGTAATGTCTACATACGGCATTCCAAATTCTTGCTGCAAATATTCCGCTGCAAGCATTCCCGTCTCACGATACGGAACTAAGTTAAACCAAGCGCGAGGCAAGGTTTTAAGCTCATGCACACTTGCACCCTGAGGCACGATCGCATTCACTTCAATCCCCAAATCAGCCATGAACTTCTTCAGTTCAGTCGCATCATGATTGTGATGAAATCCAAGTGTCGTCAGTCCAAAAATGTTCACCGAAGGCTTCTCAGTCTTTTCCGTCACTAAATCGCCTTTCTTCCGAGCTTTTGCGATGTAGAACTGTACAATCTGTTGCAATGTTCGATCGGCAGCTTGTAGCTCATTCACACGATAGTGATTCACATCCGCCAACATGACATCACACTGAGCTTCAATCTGCGCCCGCTCCACAAAATTCTGCAAATCTTCCTGCAAAATGCTCGATGTACAAGTCGGAGTCAGAACGATCAAATCAGGATGTTCTTCGCCATCTTTGCGCGTGATGTTATCGACCACTTTTTCTTGCGAACCACGAGCGAGAACATGACGATCGACGACGCTGGTTGTGACCGGAGTATAGTCTCGTTCTCGCTCTAACATTGATCGCATGACATTGAAATAGTCATCGCCCAAGGGAGCGTGCATAATCGCGTGAACATTCTTAAAAGAACTGGCAATGCGGAGTGTGCCAATGTGTGCGGGTCCTGCATACATCCAGTAAGCTAATTTCATATCGGTGTCTCCCTTATATGCAGCGGGGTTGAAGTGACTGCTTTAGCATTGTCGCAAAGTTGTCGATCGCATCGGGGATTTGCTTTGTGATGTGTTACGCGATCGCACAAAACTTCAAGAAGCTACA
Coding sequences within it:
- a CDS encoding light-independent protochlorophyllide reductase subunit B (similar to AA sequence:cyanobase_aa:LBDG_53570) translates to MKLAYWMYAGPAHIGTLRIASSFKNVHAIMHAPLGDDYFNVMRSMLERERDYTPVTTSVVDRHVLARGSQEKVVDNITRKDGEEHPDLIVLTPTCTSSILQEDLQNFVERAQIEAQCDVMLADVNHYRVNELQAADRTLQQIVQFYIAKARKKGDLVTEKTEKPSVNIFGLTTLGFHHNHDATELKKFMADLGIEVNAIVPQGASVHELKTLPRAWFNLVPYRETGMLAAEYLQQEFGMPYVDITPMGIVETARCIRKIQQVINAQGADVNYESLIDQQTRYVSQAAWFSRSIDCQNLTGKKAVVFGDSTHAAAITKILSREMGIHVLLAGTYCKYDAEWFRNQVSEYCDDVLISEDHGQIADAIARLEPAAIFGTQMERHVGKRLDIPCGVIAAPIHIQNFPVGYKPFVGYEGSNQIVDLIYNSFTLGMEDHLLEIFGGHDTKEVITKSVSAESDLGWSKDGLAELNRIPGFVRGKVKRNTEKFARDRNITQITAEVLYAAKEAVGA